From a single Nostoc edaphicum CCNP1411 genomic region:
- a CDS encoding TRC40/GET3/ArsA family transport-energizing ATPase produces MRVILMTGKGGVGKTSVAAATGLRCAELGYQTLVLSTDPAHSLADSFDMELGHAPQKIRPNLWGAELDALQELEGNWGAVKRYITQVLQARGLDGVQAEELAILPGMDEIFGLVRMKRHYDEGEFDVLIIDSAPTGTALRLLSLPEVGGWYMRRFYKPFQNISVALRPLVEPLFRPIAGFSLPDKEVMDAPYEFYEQIEALEKVLTDNTQTSVRLVTNPEKMVIKESLRAHAYLSLYNVATDLVVANRIIPSEVQDPFFQRWKESQEQYRREIHDDFHPLPVKEVPLFSEEMCGLASLERLKETLYKDEDPTQVYYKETTLRVVQEENQYSLELYLPGIPKDQVQLSKTGDELNITIGNHRRNLVLPQALAALQPAGAKMENDYLKIRFADNAKT; encoded by the coding sequence ATGCGTGTAATTTTGATGACCGGTAAAGGCGGCGTGGGCAAAACTTCCGTCGCTGCTGCAACTGGACTCCGTTGTGCGGAACTAGGCTATCAGACATTGGTTTTAAGTACAGATCCTGCTCACTCCCTAGCAGACAGTTTTGACATGGAACTGGGACATGCACCCCAAAAAATTCGCCCAAATCTGTGGGGTGCGGAACTGGATGCGCTACAAGAACTGGAGGGAAACTGGGGTGCTGTGAAACGTTATATTACCCAAGTTTTACAAGCAAGGGGATTAGATGGCGTACAGGCGGAAGAATTGGCTATTCTACCAGGCATGGATGAGATTTTTGGCTTGGTAAGGATGAAACGCCATTACGATGAAGGTGAGTTTGATGTCTTAATTATCGACTCGGCCCCCACCGGCACAGCACTGCGTTTGCTAAGTTTGCCTGAAGTCGGTGGCTGGTATATGCGCCGTTTTTACAAACCATTTCAAAACATCTCGGTAGCACTTCGACCTCTGGTGGAACCTTTGTTTAGACCAATTGCCGGTTTTTCGCTACCCGATAAAGAGGTAATGGATGCACCCTATGAGTTTTACGAACAAATTGAAGCTCTGGAAAAAGTACTAACAGATAATACTCAAACCTCAGTGCGTCTTGTCACTAATCCTGAAAAGATGGTGATTAAAGAGTCTCTCCGTGCCCATGCCTATCTGAGTTTATATAATGTTGCAACAGATTTAGTAGTGGCTAATCGGATTATTCCAAGTGAAGTCCAAGATCCATTTTTCCAACGTTGGAAGGAAAGTCAGGAACAATATCGCCGGGAAATTCATGATGATTTTCACCCTCTACCTGTGAAAGAAGTTCCTTTATTTTCCGAGGAGATGTGCGGTTTAGCTTCTTTAGAACGCCTGAAGGAAACCCTTTACAAAGATGAAGATCCAACTCAGGTTTATTACAAAGAAACAACTCTTAGAGTTGTGCAAGAGGAAAACCAATACAGCTTAGAACTTTACTTACCTGGTATTCCTAAAGACCAAGTTCAATTAAGTAAAACGGGAGACGAATTAAACATTACAATTGGCAACCACCGTCGTAATTTAGTTTTGCCACAAGCCTTAGCAGCACTACAACCAGCAGGGGCAAAGATGGAAAACGATTATCTAAAAATCCGCTTTGCTGACAACGCAAAAACTTAA